A region from the Dinoroseobacter shibae DFL 12 = DSM 16493 genome encodes:
- a CDS encoding winged helix-turn-helix domain-containing protein, whose protein sequence is MPDPITSASRTLRTGTRVVTLGLAAIVAILLVAAVVLFRSLPDANAFNRQVEQIFVENDALTTTDQIRLLEILAQSGTAFSDVLASYRVVIFVLLVFSAALLVAALASLVALVTVNRRVSEIDKKGIIVSSLLISREERLVVLNDMEFKLTEAAMETLSVLAEARMDGDILSGAALEGMIQGRDASDCEEAAGATRIKRLRDALGNQMVSELLVRNISRKGYLLSVDKTAIKMI, encoded by the coding sequence ATGCCGGACCCTATTACCTCCGCTTCTAGGACGCTGCGCACGGGCACGCGGGTGGTCACGCTCGGGCTGGCGGCGATCGTGGCGATCCTGCTGGTGGCGGCGGTGGTGCTGTTCCGGAGCCTGCCCGACGCCAATGCGTTCAACAGACAGGTCGAGCAGATCTTCGTCGAGAACGACGCCCTGACCACCACCGACCAGATCCGCCTGCTGGAGATCCTCGCCCAGAGCGGCACGGCGTTTTCGGATGTGCTGGCCTCTTACCGGGTGGTGATCTTCGTGCTGCTGGTGTTCTCGGCCGCCCTGCTGGTGGCGGCGCTGGCGAGCCTCGTGGCGCTGGTGACAGTGAACCGGCGGGTGTCGGAGATCGACAAGAAGGGGATCATCGTGTCCTCCCTGCTGATCAGCCGCGAGGAGCGTCTGGTGGTGCTCAACGACATGGAATTCAAGCTGACCGAAGCAGCGATGGAGACGCTGTCGGTGCTGGCCGAGGCGCGAATGGACGGGGACATCCTGTCGGGGGCCGCACTGGAGGGGATGATCCAGGGCCGGGACGCGAGCGACTGCGAAGAGGCGGCGGGGGCCACGCGGATCAAGCGCCTGCGCGACGCGCTCGGCAACCAGATGGTGAGCGAATTGCTGGTGCGGAACATCTCCCGCAAGGGCTACCTGCTCAGCGTCGACAAGACCGCGATCAAGATGATTTAG
- a CDS encoding ribonuclease HII: MSRPHFQFETDLAARGYLRIAGVDEVGRGPLAGPVMAAAVVLDPGAIPEGLNDSKQVTAKRREALAAQLAQVAQVGVGVAEVAEIDRLNIRRAAHLAMLRALDALPAPPDMALIDGRDRPDDLPCAAHAIIKGDTKSLSIAAASIVAKVARDRVMTALAAEFPGYGWETNAGYPTQAHRAALLDIGVSPHHRRSFRPVHNILYQEK; this comes from the coding sequence ATGAGCCGCCCGCATTTCCAGTTCGAAACCGACCTCGCCGCCCGGGGGTATCTGCGCATCGCCGGGGTGGACGAGGTCGGGCGCGGCCCCTTGGCCGGGCCGGTGATGGCCGCGGCGGTGGTGCTGGACCCGGGTGCCATCCCCGAGGGGCTCAACGATTCCAAGCAGGTGACCGCGAAGCGGCGGGAGGCGCTGGCCGCGCAGCTGGCGCAGGTGGCCCAGGTCGGTGTCGGGGTGGCGGAGGTGGCCGAGATCGACCGGCTCAACATCCGCCGCGCGGCGCATCTGGCGATGCTGCGGGCGTTGGACGCCCTGCCCGCGCCGCCGGACATGGCGCTGATCGACGGGCGCGACCGGCCTGATGACCTGCCCTGCGCGGCCCATGCGATCATCAAGGGGGACACCAAATCCCTGTCCATCGCCGCCGCGTCCATTGTTGCAAAAGTGGCACGGGATCGGGTGATGACGGCGCTGGCGGCGGAATTTCCGGGCTATGGATGGGAGACGAACGCCGGATACCCGACCCAGGCCCATCGCGCCGCGCTTCTAGATATTGGGGTCAGCCCACATCATAGACGCAGTTTCCGCCCCGTCCACAATATCTTGTATCAAGAAAAATAA
- a CDS encoding site-specific DNA-methyltransferase: MKTKTKQPEAGMLPLNEILAGDCIEVMNSLPEASVDLIFADPPYNLQLKGDLHRPDNSKVDAVDDAWDRFASFDSYDRFSADWLAAARRLLKPNGAIWVIGSYHNIFRVGAALQNTGYWILNDVVWRKSNPMPNFRGKRLTNAHETLIWASKSEGAKYTFNYEALKQLNEGIQMRSDWVLPICTGHERLKDEAGDKAHPTQKPESLLHRVIVATTNPGDVVLDPFFGTGTTGAVAKKLGRDFIGIEREEAYRKVAEARLADVRKYDRESLAVTQSKRSEPRVPFGQLVERGMLRPGEVLTSPGGKVAKVRADGTLVADQVAGSIHQVGAALEHAPSCNGWTYWHFKRDGKSVPIDLLRQQIRAEMRAN, translated from the coding sequence ATGAAAACCAAGACCAAACAGCCGGAAGCGGGCATGCTTCCGCTGAACGAGATTCTGGCCGGGGATTGCATCGAGGTGATGAACTCCCTGCCGGAGGCATCGGTGGACCTGATCTTCGCGGACCCGCCCTACAACCTGCAATTGAAGGGTGATCTGCACCGGCCGGACAATTCCAAGGTCGACGCGGTGGACGATGCCTGGGACCGCTTCGCGAGCTTCGACAGCTATGACCGCTTCAGCGCCGACTGGCTGGCCGCGGCGCGCCGGTTGCTCAAGCCCAACGGGGCGATCTGGGTGATCGGGTCCTATCACAACATCTTCCGTGTGGGCGCGGCGCTGCAAAACACCGGCTACTGGATCCTGAACGACGTGGTCTGGCGCAAGTCGAACCCGATGCCGAATTTCCGCGGCAAGCGGCTGACCAACGCGCACGAGACCCTGATCTGGGCCAGCAAGTCGGAGGGGGCGAAATACACCTTCAACTACGAGGCGCTGAAGCAGCTGAACGAGGGGATCCAGATGCGCTCCGACTGGGTGCTGCCGATCTGCACCGGGCATGAGCGGCTCAAGGACGAGGCGGGCGACAAGGCCCATCCGACCCAGAAGCCCGAGAGCCTGCTGCACCGGGTGATCGTGGCGACGACCAATCCCGGCGACGTGGTGCTCGACCCGTTCTTCGGGACCGGCACGACCGGGGCCGTGGCCAAGAAGCTGGGCCGAGATTTCATCGGGATCGAGCGTGAAGAGGCCTATCGCAAGGTGGCCGAGGCCCGTCTGGCCGATGTGCGCAAATACGACCGCGAAAGCCTGGCGGTGACGCAATCCAAACGGTCCGAGCCGCGGGTGCCCTTCGGCCAGCTGGTCGAGCGCGGGATGCTGCGCCCGGGCGAGGTGCTGACCTCGCCGGGCGGGAAGGTCGCGAAAGTCCGTGCTGATGGCACGCTGGTGGCAGACCAGGTCGCGGGCTCGATCCACCAGGTGGGGGCGGCGCTGGAGCATGCGCCGTCCTGCAATGGCTGGACCTACTGGCACTTCAAGCGCGACGGCAAGTCGGTGCCCATCGACCTCTTGCGCCAGCAGATCCGCGCGGAGATGCGCGCCAACTGA
- a CDS encoding cupin domain-containing protein: protein MKLNADFTRRVVVRPEDYAWVDSPASGVQRMMLDRIGDEVARATSLVRFAPNSQFDAHSHGGGEEFLVLEGVFSDEHADYPAGSYVRNPIGTAHTPHIGPEGATILVKLHQFDPEDTEQKVIDTRVAAFLPGAAPGLSVLPLHTVPGESVALVRWAPGTRFAAHRHWGGEEIFVLEGVFQDEHGDYPAGSWLRSPHQSEHAPFSEEGCLIYVKTGHLPMQEAA from the coding sequence ATGAAACTGAACGCGGATTTCACCCGGCGCGTGGTGGTGCGCCCCGAGGATTACGCCTGGGTCGACAGCCCGGCCAGCGGGGTGCAGCGGATGATGCTGGACCGGATCGGCGACGAGGTGGCGCGGGCCACCAGCCTCGTCCGTTTCGCCCCCAACAGCCAGTTCGACGCCCATAGCCATGGTGGGGGCGAGGAGTTCCTCGTGCTGGAGGGGGTGTTCTCGGATGAGCATGCGGATTACCCGGCGGGGTCTTACGTGCGCAATCCCATCGGCACCGCCCATACGCCCCATATCGGGCCCGAGGGCGCGACGATCCTGGTGAAACTGCACCAGTTCGACCCGGAGGACACCGAGCAGAAGGTCATCGACACCCGCGTGGCGGCGTTTCTGCCGGGCGCCGCGCCGGGGCTGAGCGTGCTGCCGCTGCATACGGTGCCGGGGGAGTCGGTGGCGCTGGTGCGTTGGGCGCCTGGCACGCGGTTTGCCGCGCATCGCCATTGGGGCGGGGAAGAGATCTTCGTGCTGGAGGGGGTGTTCCAGGACGAGCATGGGGATTACCCGGCGGGCAGCTGGCTGCGCAGCCCGCACCAGTCCGAACATGCGCCGTTCTCGGAGGAGGGCTGCCTGATCTACGTCAAGACCGGGCATTTGCCGATGCAGGAAGCGGCCTGA
- a CDS encoding NAD(P)-dependent oxidoreductase: MQKILVIGGSKGIGLEAVKIALEQGFAVRVMARKPEAVGLEHADLELVAGDATDAMAVSDALAGCEAVISAIGIPKSLPALARPTTVFSDATAVLIPAMKAAGITRLLAVTGFGAGESNAAMSTLERLGHKALLGRAYADKAVQEEMIKGSGLDWTIARPGILTNNARTGQYRVLSDPAEWRNGLISRADVGDFLIRALKEGSHIHDAPVLVR; this comes from the coding sequence ATGCAGAAGATACTGGTGATCGGTGGCAGCAAGGGGATCGGCCTGGAGGCCGTGAAAATCGCCTTGGAACAGGGGTTTGCGGTACGGGTCATGGCGCGCAAGCCCGAGGCTGTGGGGCTGGAGCACGCAGATCTGGAACTGGTGGCGGGGGACGCGACCGATGCCATGGCGGTGAGCGATGCGCTGGCGGGGTGCGAGGCGGTGATCTCGGCCATCGGCATTCCCAAAAGCCTGCCGGCGCTGGCGCGGCCCACGACGGTGTTTTCCGACGCGACGGCAGTGCTGATCCCGGCGATGAAGGCGGCGGGGATCACCCGGCTTCTGGCGGTCACGGGGTTCGGTGCGGGCGAGAGCAACGCGGCCATGAGCACCCTGGAACGCCTTGGACATAAAGCACTTTTGGGCCGCGCCTATGCGGACAAGGCGGTGCAGGAGGAGATGATCAAGGGCTCTGGCCTCGACTGGACAATCGCGCGGCCCGGGATCCTGACCAACAATGCGCGGACGGGGCAGTACCGGGTGCTGAGCGATCCCGCGGAGTGGCGTAACGGGTTGATTTCGCGGGCGGATGTGGGGGATTTCCTGATCCGCGCGCTCAAGGAGGGCAGCCATATTCACGACGCGCCGGTGCTGGTGCGCTGA
- a CDS encoding alkane 1-monooxygenase, translated as MSTPDTASIPPARMARLTRALPFWLSLGLFPAILLAAEYGGWALLLPPLASWGLFSLLDALAGLETGNADTGTPEEALGWYRAITLAWFPLQAAMLIWLLATVPAAAHLGAAEKVGVFFGMGVASGTVGITYAHELMHQKNRLERWLGDLLMASVLYGHFRSEHLLVHHRYVGTPRDPVTARYNEGFHRFYPRVLWQCLASAWRAEAAMLARRNRPVWHPANPFWRYAALQAGWLALAFALGGSSGVALFAVQAATAIWQLELVNYVEHYGLTRKHLGDGRYEHVQPRHSWNAAQKASNWLLINLQRHSDHHYKPDRRFPLLQTYGPEEAPQLPFGYPVMTMAAMVPPLWRRIMNPRVRAWRRQYYPEIEDWGPYKRAETPLPR; from the coding sequence ATGAGCACCCCCGACACCGCCTCCATTCCCCCCGCCCGCATGGCCCGCCTGACCCGGGCCCTGCCCTTCTGGCTGTCGCTGGGCCTGTTCCCGGCGATCCTGCTGGCGGCGGAATATGGCGGCTGGGCGCTGCTGCTGCCGCCCCTGGCCAGTTGGGGGCTGTTTTCCCTGCTGGATGCGCTCGCGGGGCTGGAGACCGGCAATGCCGACACCGGCACGCCCGAAGAGGCACTCGGCTGGTACCGGGCCATCACCCTGGCATGGTTCCCGCTCCAGGCGGCGATGCTGATCTGGCTGCTGGCCACCGTGCCCGCCGCCGCCCATCTGGGCGCGGCCGAGAAGGTCGGCGTGTTCTTCGGCATGGGCGTGGCCTCCGGCACGGTCGGGATCACCTATGCGCATGAGCTGATGCACCAGAAGAACCGGCTGGAGCGGTGGCTGGGCGACCTGCTCATGGCCTCGGTGCTCTACGGTCATTTCCGCTCAGAACACCTGCTGGTACACCACCGCTACGTGGGCACGCCCCGCGACCCGGTCACCGCGCGTTACAACGAGGGCTTTCACCGGTTCTATCCGCGTGTGCTGTGGCAATGCCTGGCCTCGGCCTGGCGGGCGGAGGCGGCGATGCTCGCCCGCCGCAACCGCCCTGTCTGGCACCCGGCCAACCCGTTCTGGCGCTACGCCGCGCTGCAGGCAGGCTGGCTCGCGCTCGCCTTCGCCCTGGGGGGCTCATCGGGCGTTGCCCTCTTCGCCGTGCAGGCGGCCACCGCCATCTGGCAGCTCGAACTGGTCAACTACGTGGAACATTACGGCCTGACCCGGAAACATCTGGGCGACGGGCGCTACGAGCATGTGCAGCCGCGCCATTCCTGGAACGCCGCGCAGAAGGCGTCGAACTGGCTGCTGATCAATTTGCAGCGCCATTCCGACCACCATTACAAGCCCGACCGCCGCTTCCCCCTGTTGCAGACCTACGGACCCGAGGAGGCACCGCAACTGCCCTTTGGCTATCCGGTGATGACCATGGCCGCCATGGTCCCGCCCCTCTGGCGCCGGATCATGAACCCCCGCGTGCGCGCCTGGCGTCGGCAATACTACCCCGAGATCGAGGATTGGGGCCCCTACAAGCGCGCCGAAACGCCGCTGCCACGCTGA
- the mutY gene encoding A/G-specific adenine glycosylase gives MHKKIASDAAAAALSSTLLDWYDAHARVMPWRVGPAERAAGTRPDPYRVWLSEVMLQQTTVAAVRDYFRAFTDRWPRVTDLAAAADADVMAAWAGLGYYARARNLLKCARVVTQDHGGRFPDTAEGLRALPGIGPYTSAAIAAIAFDRPETVVDGNVERVMARLRGIETPLPPAKPELTEAAAALTPDKRPGDYAQAVMDLGATICTPRNPACGICPWRDPCVARATGIAAELPRKLPKKPKPTRFGLVYVARHPDGAWLLETRPDRGLLGGMLAYPSTDWTEEAPADAPPVAADWHDPALEVRHTFTHFHLRLALRTAITDAPPARGRFVPRAAFRPADLPTVFRKAHDLAAAHLDTGFPSPL, from the coding sequence ATGCATAAAAAAATCGCGAGCGACGCGGCGGCGGCGGCGCTGAGCAGCACCCTGCTCGACTGGTACGATGCCCATGCCCGCGTGATGCCCTGGCGCGTGGGGCCTGCCGAGCGCGCCGCGGGCACGCGCCCGGACCCCTATCGCGTCTGGCTCTCCGAGGTGATGCTGCAACAGACCACCGTGGCCGCCGTGCGCGACTACTTCCGCGCCTTCACCGACCGCTGGCCCCGGGTCACCGACCTGGCGGCGGCCGCGGATGCCGATGTCATGGCCGCCTGGGCGGGGCTCGGGTACTACGCCCGCGCGCGCAACCTGCTGAAATGCGCGCGGGTGGTGACGCAGGACCATGGCGGGCGCTTTCCCGACACCGCCGAAGGCTTGCGCGCCCTGCCCGGCATCGGCCCCTATACCTCCGCCGCCATCGCCGCGATTGCCTTCGACCGGCCCGAAACGGTGGTCGACGGCAATGTCGAACGGGTCATGGCCCGGCTGCGCGGGATCGAAACGCCCCTGCCGCCCGCCAAGCCGGAACTGACCGAGGCCGCCGCGGCCCTCACGCCGGACAAACGCCCCGGCGACTACGCCCAGGCGGTGATGGATCTCGGCGCCACGATCTGCACCCCGCGCAACCCCGCCTGCGGCATCTGCCCGTGGCGGGACCCTTGTGTCGCCCGCGCCACCGGCATCGCCGCCGAACTGCCCCGCAAACTGCCGAAGAAGCCCAAACCGACCCGTTTCGGGCTGGTCTATGTCGCGCGCCACCCGGACGGTGCCTGGCTGCTGGAAACCCGTCCCGACCGGGGCCTTCTGGGCGGCATGCTCGCCTATCCCTCCACCGACTGGACCGAGGAGGCGCCCGCCGACGCCCCCCCGGTCGCCGCGGACTGGCACGACCCGGCCCTCGAAGTGCGCCACACCTTCACCCATTTCCACCTGCGCCTGGCCCTGCGCACCGCGATCACGGACGCCCCGCCCGCAAGGGGCCGCTTCGTGCCGCGCGCCGCCTTTCGCCCCGCCGATCTGCCCACGGTGTTCCGCAAGGCCCATGACCTCGCGGCGGCACATCTTGACACAGGCTTCCCTTCCCCGCTCTGA
- a CDS encoding DUF721 domain-containing protein, giving the protein MATGTRRRGYGFRQTGQLLETRIRTAGESRGFAVSKLLTHWEEVAGPDMAAKVRPVTVNYGRKGFGATLTVLTSGAFAPLLEMQKERLREKVNACYGYNAISRIKITQTASTGFAEPGADFTPAPRREGPPKPKPVTEAARAVAGAVQDPGLRDALARLGSNILNSKHPS; this is encoded by the coding sequence ATGGCGACAGGCACACGGCGGCGCGGCTACGGCTTCCGCCAGACGGGACAGCTTCTGGAGACCCGGATCCGAACGGCGGGGGAGAGCCGGGGCTTCGCGGTGTCCAAGCTGCTGACCCATTGGGAGGAAGTGGCAGGTCCGGACATGGCGGCCAAGGTGCGCCCGGTGACGGTCAACTACGGCCGCAAGGGGTTCGGGGCCACGCTCACGGTGCTGACCAGCGGGGCCTTCGCGCCGCTGCTGGAGATGCAGAAGGAGCGGCTGCGCGAGAAGGTCAATGCCTGTTACGGCTACAACGCGATCAGCCGGATCAAGATCACCCAGACCGCGTCCACCGGCTTTGCCGAGCCGGGCGCGGATTTCACCCCCGCCCCGAGGCGCGAAGGGCCGCCCAAGCCCAAGCCGGTCACCGAAGCCGCGCGGGCCGTGGCCGGTGCGGTGCAGGACCCCGGTCTGCGCGACGCGCTTGCGCGGTTGGGCAGCAACATTCTGAACAGCAAACATCCCTCTTGA
- a CDS encoding DsbA family protein, with the protein MARKLTSLALGVAIAAAGAYWYTSQSGVPTAGVTLNPVGSVEAQEVDTSGIVEMTLGAADAPITVVEYASFTCPHCATFHQNVFPELKENYIETGKVQFIYREVYFDRFGLWAGMVARCGGEERYFGITDMLYEQQSEWTGNGSPAEVADNLRRIGRVAGMSDEQVDACLQDGEKAQALVAWYQQNAEADGINSTPSFVINGENYSNMNFRDFAAVLDGLLEE; encoded by the coding sequence ATGGCTCGGAAACTCACCTCTCTGGCCCTCGGGGTCGCGATCGCCGCTGCGGGCGCCTACTGGTATACCAGCCAGTCCGGTGTGCCCACGGCCGGTGTCACCCTGAACCCGGTCGGGTCGGTCGAGGCGCAGGAGGTCGATACGTCGGGCATCGTGGAGATGACCCTGGGCGCGGCGGATGCGCCCATCACGGTGGTGGAGTATGCCTCTTTCACCTGCCCCCATTGCGCCACCTTCCACCAGAACGTGTTTCCGGAGCTGAAGGAGAATTACATCGAGACCGGCAAGGTGCAGTTCATCTACCGGGAGGTGTATTTCGACCGGTTCGGGCTCTGGGCCGGGATGGTCGCGCGCTGCGGCGGCGAGGAGCGGTATTTCGGGATCACCGACATGCTCTATGAACAGCAGAGCGAATGGACCGGCAATGGCAGCCCGGCGGAGGTTGCCGACAACCTGCGCCGGATCGGGCGGGTTGCGGGCATGTCGGACGAACAGGTCGATGCCTGCCTGCAGGACGGCGAGAAGGCACAGGCGCTGGTGGCCTGGTACCAGCAGAACGCCGAGGCGGACGGGATCAACTCGACCCCGTCCTTCGTGATCAATGGCGAGAATTATTCCAACATGAACTTCCGCGATTTCGCGGCGGTGCTGGACGGGCTGCTCGAAGAATAA
- the lpxK gene encoding tetraacyldisaccharide 4'-kinase: MRPPGFWHAPPDALGWRARALAPLGALYAAATARRVARPPAHRPGIPVICVGNINAGGTGKTPTVIALQMILAARGIAAHVVSRGYGGRLEGPVAVDPRRHDAAEVGDEPLLLAAFGPTWVARDRAAGARAAEGAGAQAILLDDGFQNPTLAKDLSLVVVDAQRGFGNGRVIPAGPLREPVARGLARADLLLTIGPPAAQARFDALWGPATVTLPHLRGALTPLQTGMRWEGLRAVAFAGIGHPQKFFDTLQDQGVILCATHPLDDHQPLDARLITRLLADAKAQGAQLVTTEKDAVRLPAELRGQVLSLPVRLALADDTALTAALDTLFPNATRRL; this comes from the coding sequence ATGCGCCCGCCCGGCTTCTGGCACGCGCCCCCCGACGCGCTCGGCTGGCGCGCCCGGGCGCTGGCCCCGCTGGGCGCGCTCTACGCCGCCGCCACCGCCCGGCGCGTGGCCCGGCCGCCCGCCCACCGGCCCGGCATCCCGGTGATCTGCGTCGGCAACATCAATGCGGGCGGCACCGGCAAGACCCCGACCGTGATCGCGCTGCAGATGATCCTCGCCGCTCGTGGCATCGCCGCCCATGTGGTCAGTCGCGGCTATGGCGGGCGGCTGGAGGGCCCCGTCGCCGTGGACCCGCGCCGCCACGATGCGGCCGAGGTGGGAGACGAGCCGCTGCTGCTCGCCGCCTTCGGTCCCACCTGGGTCGCCCGGGACCGCGCGGCAGGGGCACGGGCGGCGGAAGGCGCAGGCGCCCAGGCGATCCTGCTCGATGACGGGTTCCAGAACCCGACGCTCGCCAAGGATCTCTCCCTCGTGGTGGTGGATGCCCAACGGGGCTTCGGCAATGGCCGGGTCATCCCCGCGGGCCCGCTGCGCGAACCCGTGGCCCGCGGCCTCGCCCGCGCCGACCTGCTCCTGACCATCGGCCCCCCCGCGGCGCAAGCCCGCTTCGACGCGCTCTGGGGGCCTGCCACCGTCACCCTGCCCCACCTGCGCGGCGCGCTCACCCCGCTGCAGACCGGCATGCGGTGGGAGGGCCTGCGCGCCGTCGCCTTCGCCGGGATCGGCCATCCGCAGAAATTCTTCGACACCCTGCAGGACCAGGGCGTGATCCTCTGCGCCACCCACCCGCTGGACGACCACCAACCGCTGGACGCGCGGCTGATCACCCGGCTTCTGGCCGATGCCAAGGCCCAGGGCGCGCAACTCGTGACCACCGAAAAGGACGCCGTCCGCCTGCCGGCCGAGCTGCGCGGCCAGGTCCTCAGCCTGCCCGTCCGGCTCGCGCTTGCCGACGACACCGCCCTGACCGCGGCCCTCGACACGCTGTTTCCGAACGCAACACGCCGCTTGTAA
- a CDS encoding 3-deoxy-D-manno-octulosonic acid transferase, translated as MSAAFPRSAALWLYLAVNARLTGWAERKIAERREAGKEDPDRYGERLGRPGLPRPDGPLIWMHAASVGEALSVQELIRRLREERPDTTILLTTGTRTSAELLATRLPQGAIHQFAPVDTKPAIAGFLDHWKPDLAIWIESELWPRMIHDTADRGIPMMLMNARMSPDSYRRWRWMRGLSHALLSRFRRILAQDKDTMRLLARLGAPQDRLRTIGTLKEGAQLLPYSQTQYASFLDEIDGRPLWLASSTHAGEEEMMSDAHRSLVRRMHRLLMVLVPRHPERGPEIARALRAEGWEVALRSDDDSVDLDTQIYVADTLGELGLWYRLAPVSFIGGSLTEVGGHNPFEPAALGSAIVHGPHVFNFADIYDRLTQAGGARQVDGPVTLAETIDDLLAPHNAAAMAHAAWEVSSRGAQVTDLALSEVLDQLDGAEPAARKAP; from the coding sequence ATGAGCGCCGCCTTTCCCCGCTCCGCCGCCCTGTGGCTCTACCTTGCGGTGAACGCGCGGCTCACCGGCTGGGCCGAGCGCAAGATCGCCGAGCGTCGCGAGGCCGGCAAGGAAGACCCCGACCGCTACGGCGAACGTCTCGGGCGCCCCGGCCTGCCCCGGCCCGACGGCCCGCTGATCTGGATGCACGCCGCCAGCGTGGGCGAGGCGCTCTCGGTGCAGGAACTGATCCGCCGTCTGCGCGAGGAACGCCCCGACACCACGATCCTGCTGACCACGGGCACCCGCACCTCCGCCGAACTGCTGGCCACCCGCCTGCCCCAGGGCGCGATCCACCAATTCGCGCCCGTGGACACCAAACCGGCCATCGCGGGCTTTCTCGACCACTGGAAACCGGACCTCGCCATCTGGATCGAGAGCGAGCTCTGGCCCCGCATGATCCACGACACCGCCGACCGGGGCATCCCGATGATGCTGATGAATGCGCGCATGTCGCCCGACAGCTACCGGCGCTGGCGCTGGATGCGCGGCCTGTCCCACGCCCTGCTGTCGCGGTTCCGGCGCATCCTGGCGCAGGACAAGGACACCATGCGCCTGCTCGCCCGGCTCGGCGCGCCCCAGGACCGCCTCCGCACCATCGGCACCCTGAAGGAAGGCGCGCAGCTCCTACCCTACTCCCAGACCCAGTACGCCTCCTTCCTCGACGAGATCGACGGCCGCCCCCTCTGGCTCGCCTCCTCCACCCATGCGGGCGAGGAGGAGATGATGAGCGACGCGCATCGCAGCCTCGTGCGCCGGATGCACCGGCTCCTGATGGTGCTCGTGCCCCGCCACCCCGAGCGCGGCCCCGAGATCGCCCGCGCCCTGCGCGCCGAAGGCTGGGAGGTCGCTTTGCGCAGCGACGACGACAGCGTCGATCTCGACACCCAGATCTATGTCGCCGACACCCTGGGCGAGCTGGGCCTGTGGTACCGCCTCGCCCCGGTCAGCTTCATCGGCGGCTCCCTCACCGAGGTCGGCGGCCACAACCCGTTCGAGCCCGCGGCCCTCGGCTCCGCCATCGTCCACGGGCCCCATGTGTTCAACTTCGCCGATATCTATGACCGGCTGACCCAGGCCGGCGGCGCGCGGCAGGTGGACGGGCCGGTCACGCTGGCCGAGACCATCGACGACCTGCTGGCGCCGCACAACGCCGCCGCCATGGCCCATGCCGCGTGGGAGGTCTCGTCCCGTGGCGCGCAGGTCACCGACCTGGCCCTCTCCGAAGTGCTCGACCAGCTCGACGGCGCCGAGCCCGCCGCGCGCAAAGCCCCCTGA
- a CDS encoding Trm112 family protein, whose protein sequence is MSADEIEAEFDRHMLESLVCPVTRAPLTYDAEAQELISRAAHLAFPIRNGIPVMIEDEARKLD, encoded by the coding sequence ATGAGCGCCGACGAGATCGAGGCGGAGTTCGACCGCCACATGCTGGAATCGCTTGTCTGCCCGGTGACCCGCGCGCCCCTGACCTACGACGCCGAGGCGCAGGAGCTGATCTCCCGCGCCGCCCACCTGGCCTTCCCGATCCGCAACGGCATCCCGGTGATGATCGAGGACGAGGCGCGCAAGCTCGACTGA
- a CDS encoding LON peptidase substrate-binding domain-containing protein: MKLSAADLPDTIPVFPLPGALLLPRARLPLHIFEPRYLAMLEDALKTPHRLIGMVQPREVPGSKDRRLHSIGCAGRVSAFSETEDGRYMITLNGMSRFRITREVSGFTPYLKADVTWDDFGRDLGKTEEDPGFQRGAFLDLLRRFFEDQDMRTDWDSLSEAEDELLINSLSMLCPFDPEDKQALLEAPSLSTRRETLVTLIEFALRGGSSEELLQ, from the coding sequence ATGAAACTTTCGGCTGCAGACCTGCCCGACACCATCCCCGTCTTTCCGCTGCCCGGAGCCCTGCTCCTGCCGCGGGCCCGGTTGCCCCTTCACATCTTCGAGCCGCGCTACCTCGCCATGCTCGAAGATGCGCTGAAGACGCCCCACCGGCTGATCGGCATGGTGCAGCCGCGCGAAGTGCCCGGCTCCAAGGACCGCCGCCTGCACAGCATCGGCTGCGCGGGCCGGGTCTCGGCCTTCTCCGAGACCGAGGACGGGCGCTACATGATCACCCTGAACGGCATGTCGCGCTTCCGCATCACCCGCGAGGTCAGCGGTTTCACCCCGTATCTCAAGGCAGACGTGACCTGGGACGATTTCGGCCGTGACCTGGGCAAGACCGAAGAAGACCCGGGCTTCCAGCGCGGCGCCTTCCTCGACCTCTTGCGCCGGTTCTTCGAAGACCAGGACATGCGTACCGACTGGGACAGCCTGTCGGAGGCCGAGGACGAGTTGCTGATCAACTCGCTCTCGATGCTCTGCCCCTTCGATCCGGAGGACAAGCAGGCCCTGCTGGAGGCGCCCTCGCTCTCCACCCGGCGCGAAACCCTCGTCACCCTGATCGAGTTCGCCCTGCGCGGCGGCTCCAGCGAGGAATTGCTGCAATGA